One window from the genome of Treponema sp. OMZ 838 encodes:
- the deoD gene encoding purine-nucleoside phosphorylase translates to MSVHIGAKEGEIAERILLPGDPLRAKFVAENFLENARCYNEVRGMYGFTGTYKGVPVSVQGTGMGQPSISIYVNELFREYGVQKAIRIGTAGALQKEIPLRSLIIGMSAATNSGSNTLRFRGTQFAPTADWKLLKHAYDAAVRLGYNPLVGPIASSDVFYDELETWKLWSKYGLLAIEMEAAELYTLAAQYKRQALALLTISDNMVTHEETTAEERQTSFTAMMQTALEAIIAE, encoded by the coding sequence ATGAGTGTTCATATTGGAGCAAAAGAAGGTGAAATTGCCGAACGGATTTTGCTGCCGGGCGATCCGCTGCGGGCAAAATTCGTTGCTGAAAATTTTTTGGAAAATGCACGCTGTTACAATGAAGTCCGCGGTATGTACGGATTTACCGGCACGTATAAAGGAGTGCCGGTTTCCGTGCAGGGAACGGGCATGGGGCAGCCTTCCATTTCCATCTATGTGAATGAGCTTTTCCGTGAATACGGCGTGCAGAAAGCTATCCGTATCGGTACGGCGGGAGCCTTGCAAAAAGAGATTCCGTTGCGGTCTTTGATTATCGGAATGAGCGCTGCGACCAATTCCGGTTCAAATACGCTCCGTTTCCGCGGAACCCAGTTTGCGCCTACAGCGGACTGGAAGCTCTTAAAGCATGCCTATGATGCGGCTGTCCGCTTAGGGTATAACCCCTTGGTTGGCCCCATCGCCTCTTCGGATGTGTTCTATGACGAGCTTGAAACGTGGAAACTCTGGTCGAAGTACGGTCTTTTAGCGATTGAGATGGAAGCCGCCGAGCTGTACACCCTTGCCGCACAGTACAAACGGCAGGCGCTCGCACTGCTTACCATATCCGACAATATGGTTACCCATGAAGAAACCACGGCAGAAGAGCGGCAGACATCGTTCACTGCAATGATGCAAACCGCACTTGAGGCAATTATCGCCGAATAA